CTTCGATCAACTCTTGAAATTTGTCACCAACGTCCAGCTCCGCGATACCAGTAAAGACAAATTCCAGGTCAGTGTCGGTCAAGGGGAAATCGACTACGGCAAAATCGTCACCCAGCTCGAACGGGAAAAATACAACCGGGCGCTGACCGTCGACATGAGTCCGATGGAAGAGCACGATCACCGCGTCGAATTACGAAAACTACGGCGTCTGTTGGAGTCATTAATTTAGGCTGCTACCGTGAATGACAACCTCCCTGTGGACGGTCGAAACCGCCGGTCAACGAATCCGACTACCGACGGCTGGAGACGTCCGTCAACGATTGTAGCCGCCCCGCCCCGTCGTTCCGAACGGGAAATTGTCAGCCCGTGTTCGTCCGAGATGGCCACGCGGCTAAGCGAGCGATTGACCGAACTCCGCACCAGCACCAGACGAGATGGTCTGCAGTGGAACATGACTCCACAGCTCGCCTATGGCCGCCATCGCGGCCCCGCTCGTATGAATTCTCGCCAAGCCGCCGTGGCGGTGGGATTGTATTTCGACCCTGATGAGGGTTGGATCGTCCCGCTCACTCGTCGTCCCCACGCCCTGCGGCATCATGGCGGCCAAATCTGTTTTCCCGGTGGACGCATCGAGGCAGGCGAGACGCCCACCGCAGCGGCGCTACGCGAATTTGAGGAAGAACTCGGCATCGCCGCGGACGTGGTCGAAATCTGTGGTGAACTGCCGATGCAGTATGTCTACGCCAGCGACAACGAAGTCACCCCAGTGGTATGTGTGCTCCGGAAACCCAGTCGGCCATGGCAACCCGACCCAGCAGAAGTCGACGAAGTCATCCATCTGCCCCTCCAGATCCCCTGTCAGCGATCCTCGGTAGGCTCGTTTTGGCACCAGCGATGCGTTCAGGCCGCCCGGGACCCCCAGATCGATGTCGCGGAGTTTCGCTTCAGCGCACCCGCATTTGAATATCAGTCGCTGCGAATTTGGGGCGCCACCGCCGTGATCCTGGACCAGTTGGCCCAGTGTTTGCAGCCTATTGGATTCCGCTCCCCCGAGCGAACGAATCTGCCAACTTGGCCGATTCGCTGTTTTGGCACAACCGAGGCCACTGGTCTACGAACCCCTTCCCGGTAAATTGTGTCCATCCTACTCAACTCTCCTTTTAGCAGGAAACAATCATGGCCTCTGATGCGGTAAAAGAATTCACCGACGACAACTTCGACACTGAAGTCCTCAATAGCGACGCAGCAGTGCTCGTGGACTTCTGGGCACCTTGGTGCGGCCCCTGCCGCCAGATCGCTCCGATGATCGAAGAGCTCGCTACCGAAAACCCAGGCGTCTCGATTGGCAAAGTCAACATTGACGAAAACCCCGGTGTGGCGCAAAAGTTCGGCATCAACAGCATCCCTACCTTGTTGCTGTTCAAGAACGGTGAAATCTCCGAAAGTTTCGTCGGCGTGCGTCCCAAAGCGGCGCTCCAACAAGCCATCTCGGCGGTATGAATTTGATTTTTTGCCGCAGAGCACTCAAGTTCCGCGTCGCGAATGTCGAATGAACGGGTAGCAACGAAATTGACGCTCCGATTAGAAAAAAACAGGGCTGCCCGCCCTTCCTAACCGGAGCAATTTCTGCGAAGTTTATCGCTGCCGCAGACGTCTCTTCCCAGAGCGTTTGTCATCACAAAAAACGGTGATGAAGGAGGCAACGATTAACAAGGCGACGTGGCCAAGTGGCTAAGGCGAAGGATTGCAAATCCTTTATTCGTCGGTTCGAATCCGACCGTCGCCTCTATTTTTTGTCAGTGCCTCGGATTGACCAATGCATCCGAGCATCGCAAAATGTGACTCCGCTGAGCACACTCATCCGACGAGTTGTGCCCAGCACCCATTAGTGGCCATTACGGCCACACAGCCGCCCTTGTAGCTCAGTTGGTAGAGCAACGGACTCTTAATCCGAAACCAAGGGAACGCCAAACGGCGATTTTCACGGCGTTTTCCGCCACTTCTGCTATCATGCCAAGTTGCACAGTGTAGCACAATAGACACGGAAATACATCGTTTCAGGTGTCGCGACACCAGGCCTTGACTGAGGCGATCGGGCGTGCTTTTTCTATCGCAACAGAAACCCCTGATAGGGTTGGCCGCAGCCTATTCGCAAGGCATGCCTGGTTCCGACAGTGCTGGATGGAAAACGGAACCTGCCGAGTTGCATTGCCGCGTCGGCGGAAGCAATAGGGCATAAACTAGGAGGTGCGCTCCAGCAGCGAGTTTGCATCGGGCCAACCCGCGTGAAAGAGATCGAGCCGCCTGCCGACGCGGGCGGACTCGGTCGCCCACCAGCCACCCCCCCCGGCAGGCGGCAGGTCAAAAAAATCCTCTGGGTCCTTCCGCCGGGAGCTTCACCTCCGACCCGGGCAGGGAACGGGCGGCTTTAGAGACACACTTTCCCGTCCTTTGGTCGGCCGGACGGACGGTCGAAAAAAAACCGGCGAGGATCGCCGGTTATGTTGGTGGGATTTTTTCGCTGGCGGCTAGGCTGGGTGAGCGGCCAGGGTTTCGCGGATCCACGTCTCGGCCGTTTCGTAATGGTGGGCGTCGGTTTCGATGCCGATATAGCGGCGGCCGGATTTGATCGCAGCGACGCCCATTGTGCCGGAGCCGGCGAAAGGGTCGAGGATCGTGCCGCTAGGCGGGATCGGTTGGGCGAGAGCGGCGAGGAGGTCGACCGGCTTGCCGCACATGTGCCGCTTTTCGGCTGGCTTGATGCGGTGGGTGTGGCAGCCGGGGAACGGGCCGGCGTGGGTGGCTTTGTTGCAGGGTCCGTTGGTTCCCCAGGCAACGTACTCGCATTGGTGGCGGAAGTAGCCTTTGTGCGGGGCTCGGCTCGAGGCGGTTTTGTCCCACGCGATGATGCCGCGCCAGATGAAGCCGGCTGTTTGGAGGGCGTCGGTGAGCGTGGGGAGTTGCCGCCAATCCGAGAACACTTGGCAGTAGGCTCCGGGTTTGGCGATGCGTCGGCATTGGCGGAGCCAGAGGTCGCACCATGCTAGCCAGGATCGTGTGTCGCGGTTGTCGCCGCTGAATTCGGCGTGCTTTCGGGCGACGCCGTTGTCTTGGTACTTCGCAGACGGCTTTTGATTGCGATCACCACGGGTAAACCCGCCGGAGGAATAGGGCGGATCGGTGATAATCGCATCGACGCTCTCCGGTGCAAGTGCCGGCAGCACTTCCATCGAATCAGCGTGGTAGAGAGTCACGCGGCCGCAGTCGCTTTGGAAGGTTGGGGTCATCGTCGGCCAGGTCGGAAAATGGGGATTCGGTCGGGGGTGGTTTCGAGTCGCTCGAGTCGCGCGCGGAGTGTGGCGATCTCGGCGGCGGATTGGTCGAGGCGACGGTGGGCGGAGTGATCGATGGTGGGAGGCGTCCGCGTAGCCCAAAAAGAAACGGCGATCGACGTCAAAACGCCGATCGCCGCAACGGTTGTCTGCAGAGCGACCCAGTTGGCTTCTTTACTCACTCGGGAGCGAATCCGTGTTGTAGCCAAGGCCACGGCCAGCAGCCCGCCACTTGGCGTCGGCCAGGTCGGCCTCCTCTTGCTGCCTGACGGTCTTCTTGAGTGATCGCCACGACTTGCCGGAGGAGTCTCGAGAAACAACAAACGCAACGCAGCAGAGCAGTAGGGCGCCGAGGGCGAGAACAGCGAGCAGGCACAAAACGCCAATGACGAGGCTCGCGATGGTTAGGGGTTCGGGCATTTTGTAAGCCTAAATAGGGTGGAGGGATGGATTGGAGACGACGATCAGCCGCGGAGCTTGACGAAGGCGACCAGGCCAACCACGGCGATCAGCAAAAGCCCGCCGAGGCATCCGATCAACACGATGCCACCTACCACAGCAATCGCCCACTTGGGCACTGACGGAGTTTGCACATCGATCGTTACCGTGTCGGGGATCAGTCCATCGAGCGGGCGAAAACTCGGCAGCGATGGAAGGCTCGGCAGAGCCGGCCGTGTCGGACAAGTGCCGCCGGGACAGTCGGCGGTTGCGGAATAACGCAGAGGGCTGTTGTCACGGTCCATTTTCGCGGCGTCCATCAGATTTGCTGCCAGGTCGGCGCCGGTGGAGGGGACCGCATTGCCGCTCGCTTTGTAGATCACTCCGCCGTCGGAGCGAGCCAACGCGACGATCGGCAGTGCAGTGGCGGGCAGCGATCGGGCATAGCGTGCCTGGTAGATTTTCGTTTGTGGTGTCCATTGGTGGACGTGGCACCGAGCCGCGATGCTGGCCACTTTGGAATCGCTTTGGATCAGCGAAAGCAAACGGGCACCGAGCGGCGAGGGCGTGCTCGCGGTCACTACGATAATCTGATACTTGCCGCCATCCTCGGGCAATTGGGCGCGGGCGTTGCCGGCCAGGGCGACGATGCAGAGCATCACCGCGATAAAACGCATCATGGTTGGGCCTCGAGGCGGAAGGAAACGGGGGGTAGCTCGTCGACAATCAGCGGACGGCGCTGATCAGTTGCGAACAGTAGAAATTTTGCGACTTCGACAGCCCCGATTTCTCTAGATAGGAAGTCAGGTAGCTGCGTTTCTCCCCTGCCGATGCCACCTGCCAGCACTGCTCGCAGAGGCATGTCATGGGCGTGTTGTCATCCGCCCACAGTTCGTGCCAATCCTTGCCGACTACTGATTTCGAGCATCGCGCACAGCGAAACACGCCTTCGCGCAAATCGCTGTTGACGATTTTCGTCGCCGGTCTAACTGGTGGGATGATCGCGGCAGGCTTGGCCACCGGCGCGGGCTGCACGATACGGCTCGGGCCGATCACCACCTGGGGCTGCGGCTGGTAATTCGGGCACGTGGGGCAGGAGTAGTTCGGCCGGTAGTTCGGACAGCTCGCACAGTCCGCATCCTTGGTTTGTCGCAACGCCTCTTGATTGACGTCCGCGTTGTCCACGTCTCCAATCTCAAGCGATCCATTGGGGTACACCGGTCGAGGGCATTGGCCGCCAGGGCAACACGGATTCCCTGGGCCATAGCCTCCAGGGCATTGACCTCCGGGACAATCGAAGCCAGGGCAACCGGTACAATTCGGGCAGCATTGGCCCGTCGGACAAGTCGTGTTGCAATTGGGGTTGTCGGTGCAACCAGTGGACACAATCAAAAACGTGCACAGCACGCACGCGGCGAGGATGGTGAGTAAATCACGCATGGGGAACGCTCCTATAAGCGGGGTAGAGTGGTGGGGGGACCGGCGGGTCGAGCAGTGACAAGGCGAAGCCGCCATAGTCAGCCCATCGCCTGAGAAACTCGGCACGCTCGACTTTGATGTAACGAGTAGGCCGGTTGTTGTCGTTGAGGAACGCGTATTCACGCCCGTCAACATTTGCGAAACCCACAAAGGTCACGCAGTGCCGCGTGTAAAACCAGATGATCGCACCGCGGCGGGTACGCGAGCACCAGTCGAGGAACGATTCATCCGCCGAGCGAGTAAACACGTACCGCAGGCCGGCGGCGTCGTGACTCTGCCGAATGCTCGTATCGGTTTCGCCACCGGAATGGTTGCGACGCCACCAATCGGCCATCGCCTCCTTACCACGCCACTGCAGTGCGTAGACCGTCGATGCGTTGACGCAGGATCCGGAGCCGTCGGCCGCCGTCCAGTTATAGGGGCGGAGCGACTCAGGGAGGTTAGCGGCGGGAACCTCGGCTGGCGGAGGTTGGTTTGGAATCAGGATTGGTGCAGCGGATTGGTTACAACCACAGACCAGGCCCAGCAGGGCCAGGATCAGGAACAGTTTTTGCATTTGATGCTCGCGGGGGCAGGCGATTCATTCGGTCGACCCGCGCGAACGTCCGCGGGCCGGGAGAGATTGGGCAGTTGGCCAGCGAAGAGGCTGTCGGGTCATTTCCGACGCACAAAACGTGAGAAGACGCGGTCGACCGAAGGTGTCACGTGTCAGGGTACAGCAGAGTGCCGTTTTTCCGTGCTTTCAGGCTTCTATGGTCGCGGACCATTTCGGGGCCTCTCGGGGGCACGTCGCAGCTGGGTTAGGGATGCCGAGACGATGCAGCAGCAGGCCAGGGCGGCCGCGGCTCGTGATGATGCCGCAGCGGTTTCCCTCTCGATGCGGACACGCGGCACAGATTTGGATCCGGTCGGCCTGCCACTCGGTGAGTGTCTGCAGGTCGATGGTCGGAACCACGCGCTGCCTCGGCACTTTGCTAGAGCGACACGCCGGGCAGTTGCGTTGCTTGTGCCAGGTATTGCACCGAAAACACTGGGCGAGCTCAAAGGAGGACATATTCATAGGTCATGTCGAACTGGTAGCTCGAAACCAACGAGACGCTGGAATTGTACGACGCGGGGTAGGTCACGTATGGGTTAAGCGTGACCGGAGCCGGGAGAGGAAAGAGGGCAACGGCTTCGCCAGGACCATCGCAGCTCGTCGGCTGGTAGACGATCAAGCTATTTGGCGTCGACGAGTTACCCGAAGCAAAGAACAGATAGATTGTCGTGTTGCCTGTTTCGTAGTCGACCGTCATGTTGGAAAAGTTCTTGCTCGGATGCTGGGAGTTGACCAGATCTCGGGCAATCTCTAATCGCTCGATCTCGAAATCCAAGCAATTCACTGGCGAGAACGTGAATTTAGAGAGATACACTCCGTTAAACCCATCGAGCCCCGTGATGGTGTACGGGCCAGGCGAGCCGCCGGGGAACGTGTACGAACTGAGCAACCCCGCGATGGTCACCCGCAGGTACAGCTCGCCGTCATAATCTTCACCGCAGGCGCAGTAGCTCTCGCCATCGCAGCAGCAGCTCGGGGCTAGGTTGTTGCTCATGT
This genomic window from Allorhodopirellula heiligendammensis contains:
- a CDS encoding DNA-methyltransferase; the protein is MTPTFQSDCGRVTLYHADSMEVLPALAPESVDAIITDPPYSSGGFTRGDRNQKPSAKYQDNGVARKHAEFSGDNRDTRSWLAWCDLWLRQCRRIAKPGAYCQVFSDWRQLPTLTDALQTAGFIWRGIIAWDKTASSRAPHKGYFRHQCEYVAWGTNGPCNKATHAGPFPGCHTHRIKPAEKRHMCGKPVDLLAALAQPIPPSGTILDPFAGSGTMGVAAIKSGRRYIGIETDAHHYETAETWIRETLAAHPA
- a CDS encoding NUDIX hydrolase, encoding MNDNLPVDGRNRRSTNPTTDGWRRPSTIVAAPPRRSEREIVSPCSSEMATRLSERLTELRTSTRRDGLQWNMTPQLAYGRHRGPARMNSRQAAVAVGLYFDPDEGWIVPLTRRPHALRHHGGQICFPGGRIEAGETPTAAALREFEEELGIAADVVEICGELPMQYVYASDNEVTPVVCVLRKPSRPWQPDPAEVDEVIHLPLQIPCQRSSVGSFWHQRCVQAARDPQIDVAEFRFSAPAFEYQSLRIWGATAVILDQLAQCLQPIGFRSPERTNLPTWPIRCFGTTEATGLRTPSR
- the trxA gene encoding thioredoxin → MASDAVKEFTDDNFDTEVLNSDAAVLVDFWAPWCGPCRQIAPMIEELATENPGVSIGKVNIDENPGVAQKFGINSIPTLLLFKNGEISESFVGVRPKAALQQAISAV